Within the Acinetobacter radioresistens DSM 6976 = NBRC 102413 = CIP 103788 genome, the region TAAAGCCAATGTACTTGAAGTCACTGAACTCTGGAAGCAAACAATAACTGCATTTCAGGCCGAGCAGTATCCAGAGGTCCAATTATCACATATGTATGTCGACAATGCAGCCATGCAGCTGGTACGTGCGCCAAAACAGTTTGATGTCATCGTAACCGGTAACCTGTTTGGGGATATTCTCTCTGATGAAGCTGCAATGCTGACCGGTTCGATTGGAATGCTGCCATCTGCCTCACTGGATGAACATGGTAAAGGTATGTATGAACCTTGTCATGGTTCAGCACCTGATATTGCCGGCCAGAATATTGCCAATCCGCTAGCCACTATTTTGTCGGTTGCCATGATGCTGCGCTATACTTTCCGTGAAGAAACTGCAGCTCAAGCGATTGAAGATGCAGTAGGCCAGGTATTAGACCAGGGCTTGCGTACTGCAGACATCATGTCACAAGGCATGCAGAAAATCGGAACTGCTGAAATGGGCCAGGCAGTAGTGCAGGCACTCGGCTAATTTAAAAAAGAAATAAAGAACGCAGCTTATGCTGCGTTTTTTATTTTAGTTATAGGATGAGCTAACAGGAACGGCCACGATATTGCACATCTTTGGCAATATTATTTTGAAGAATAAAACTGATCTGACAATACATATCAATTTCATAAGAGTTGGCACCTAAACTGGTAGGGGGGGCAATGACAGCTCCACCTGTGCCTACAGATTGCAGGCCAGACGGAATAGGTACAGCAAGGGGTCGCAAAATCGTATAGCTGAGCTGGTTTGTAGTCTGCACTGGTGAACCTTTAAGCTCATAGCCTAAAGCTGGCAGATTAATCTTGGCTTTAATCTGTTCAGCAGATTGCCCAATAAACTGTTCCAGATAAGTATCGAGATTTGGCTGTGCCTGATAGGTTGTGGTGCAGGCAGTCAATAAACCGGTAAAGCCCAGACCTAGGAAAACAAGTTTTAAACTGTTCATGATCTAACCTATAAATCAGAAAACAATATCAAGCTTAAGATTTTTAAAAACCATAAAGCGTTATAGAACAGTAAAACACGATAAAAGGCGGGATCAAATACAGGAATCTATAAAGAAATTCGGATAGGTAATTTATAAAATATAAAAACAGGTATAAAAAAAGCCACAAAATAGAGGTGGCTTTTTATATTTACTCAGACTTAGCGGGCACGATAAGTAATACGGCCTTTAGTTAAGTCATAAGGCGTCATTTCAACTTTAACGCTGTCGCCAGTCAAAATACGAATATAGTGCTTGCGCATTTTGCCAGAAATATGTGCAATCACTTCATGACCATTCTCTAAACGGACACGGAACATAGTATTAGGAAGCGTTTCGGTGACAACGCCTTCGAACTCAATGAGTTCCTCTTTATTGGCCATAGCCTACCTGATGATCAAATTGGAAAGGCGCAAATTATAGCCAATTTTTGTGTCAAACACAAGACACATCAGGCCTGTCGAGGTTCCAGCTGCTAGTAAATTAAGCGAAGTCATTTCATAAATATTTTCAACAAAAAATACCTGAATAGAGTTGTCAGTTCGGCCAATCACAGTTAATCTAAAATTAATGTTTTAAGTATAAATGAATAACATACAAGGAAGGGTATTGCGTGGGTCAGCTAACTGATGCATCGGTTGTGTTGCGATTTGGCTATCAAGCGATTCGTCGTGCGGGATTACCAACCGAAGAAATATTAACAAAAGCAGGCGTTGCACTGAATCAGGTTGAAATCAATGCACGTACACCTTTAAGCGCACAACATGCTTTCTGGACAGCAGCTGAAGAAGTCAGCAAAGACGCTGATATCGGGTTACATCTAGGTGAACATCTGCCGTTATATCGGGGCCAGGTAATTGAACATCTCTTTATTAGTAGTGATAATTTTGGCGAAGGCCTGAAACGGGCTTTGGCTTATCAGCGTCTGATCAGTGATGCTTTCCATGCCAAACTTATCATAGAAGAAGACAGCTGCTATTTAACAAACGGATCAGTAGCTTCTCCTGATAATCTGGTTAACCGCCATTTTTCTGAGTGTGCGATGTCAGGCGTGCTACGCTTCTTCAAATTTATTACCGAGGGGAATTTCACCCCGATCTTCATTGATTTTAATTTTAGTGAAGGCGCATCGCCAGATGAATACCTGAGGGTTTACGGTTGTCCAGTCAGTCTGGGCCAGAAAGAAACCCGCCTGTATTTTGAACCCTCTATTCTAGATTATCCCTTATGGCAGGCCGAGCCGGAATTATTACAGCTACATGAACAGCTGGCACTGGAAAAATTGCAGGAACTGGCGCGTTATGACCTGGTCGGAGAAGTGCGGCGTGCGATCGGCTCTACACTAGAAAGTGGTGAAACAACCTTGGAAACTGTAGCTGCCCAGTTGAATATCACGCCTCGACGCCTACGCACCCAACTGAGTGAAGCTAATACCAGTTTTCAGCAAATACTCTCTGATTACCGTTGCCGACTGGCAAAAAAGCTTCTTGCCAATACCAGTGAAAGTGTAGAACGCATTGTATATCTGACAGGCTTTTCTGAACCGAGTACCTTTTATCGGGCTTTTAAGCGCTGGACCAATGAAACGCCGGTAGAGTACCGAAAACGTAAACAGCGTTAAAAAAATGCCGGTCTGAGACCGGCATTTTCTATTCTGGCAAGTTAAGCCAATGTGGGCCAAGTGGTAATTGCGGTAATGCAAACTGCTCGGGATAATAAGCCTGAATAAAATACAGTCCATCTGCAGGGGCGGTCATTCCTGCAGCACGGCGGTCTTCTGCTGCAAAAATACTATCAATATGGCCAATGTCATACATGCCTTGTCCGACTTCTAGCAAACAACCTACAATATTTCTGACCATATGATGCAGAAAACCATTGGCCTGTATATCTAGGACCAGATAACGTCCGTGCTCGAACAGCTCGCAGTGAGTTACATCACGTATCGGCTGGTTAGACTGGCAGGCAGCAGCACGAAAGCTTTCAAAATTATGTACACCACGAAACTTTTTTGCAGCTTCCTTCATCTTTTCAATATCAAGCTGCTGATAAACATGAGTCACCTGTTTATGCAGTAAGGCAGGCCGATATGGGGCATTGTAAATGACATAACGATAGCGGCGGGCACAGGCCTTGAATCGGGCATGAAAATCTTCACCCATGGGTTGTAACCACTGTAGTGCAATATCTTTTGGTAACTGGCTGTTTGAACCCATCATCCAGCCACGTTCCGTGCGAATGGCATGGGTATCAAAGTGTGCAACCATATTAGTGGCATGTACACCAGCATCAGTACGCCCGGCACCATGCAGAATAATTTTTTCATCGGCAATTTTACTTAAAACCCGCTCCAGAGTTTCTTGCACACTCGGGACACCGGCCTGCTGAGTTTGCCAGCCCCGATAGCGAATGCCGCAAAACTCTATACCGACTGCATAACGTTGCATACTGTTCCTCTTTTAAGACTGCGTAGACCAGCCCTGATACCGTTGCTCGCAAGATGGATATTTTAAATAGATTTGCAGGGCTTTTGCATAAAGATCTGCATTGCTATATGTATTATTGACTAAAATATTGGCTTGTTTAACCCAGCTACTGACTGCATAGCGTTGATCCATGCTGCCAAAAGGAACCTGAGTAGCCAGAACAGGTAAGCAGCCCTTATGCTGAAATTTTTGCAAGCATTCGATAACAGCCTGGTTAACTGCCAGATTTCCTGTGCCAAAACCTTGTAGAATTAAAAAGTGTGGGGGTTCATCTTGTAATAAGCTTAAATTCTTGATGAGATGTTCTACAGGCTGGGGCTGAAGTTGCCAGCTGATCAGGTTAAAACTCTTCGCCTGTTCAATTATGTCATCCTGGACGGAAATCTCTTCCTTATAAACAGGGAAATCTTGGTCAGCCTCTATTCCTTTAAAAGCATCCAGCTCAGTAGTATGCATTTTCATGACAGACTGGGCATGAAAAACCTGCTGGTGAAATGCTAGATAGACTCCGGCTGGTTTGCGGGAAACCTGTTCCAAGGCAAAATATAGATTATCGACAGCATCTGTAAATACCCGGGGGGCATTGCCTTGGATATCAAGCAACGGATACTGACTACCGGTTAATATTACATGGCAAGACTGGCCTAAAAAACGTGCCAGCAATGCTGCAGCATAACTTAACGTATCTGTACCATGGATCACCACAAAGTAAGTGTAGCGTACTTTAAGCTGCTGTATATACTGTACAAGCAAAAGCCAGTCAGCAGCACTGCAAGCACTACTATCTTTAATTAAGGGTGCAGCAAGACAGTCGACCTGATACTTGGCAGGAAGAGTATTTTGCAGTTTAGGGAGAAATTCTGTTTCCGGCATGGGCGTCAATGGCTCACCTACACAGCCGAAAGTTCCTCCCATATAAAGTAAAGCAATCTTTTTCATCATAAAAAAAGGCAGTCATATGACTGCCCTATACTAAATTGAACACACTCAAGAAGCTATTTGATTGAGTATTTTTTTTGACTGTTCTTGCTGTTCAGGATTGAACTGGTCCTGATTCTGACTAAGCAGATGACGTGCAGACTCATAGGCGCCCAACTCGACATAGCGCTGCGCCAATTCCAGATCCAAATTAATGGCATTGATCTGTGCCAATTCGGGAAATGCCTGAACTAGGGGATCATTCTGGTGAATATCAGTTGTTGAAACTACAGCTGATGTCTCAGAAGCATGAACAGATGAAACTTGTGGCTCAGACAGGGCAGGTTCAGTCGAAATTTCAACGGGTTCAAGTTTGAAATCTAAACCGGATGCTGGAGCATGGGTTGCTGACGGAACCGTTTCAAAATCAAGAGTTACCGGTTTGACACTTTCAGGTTTCTCTTCCTCTTGAGGACTCAGATGAAGCTCACCAAAATTGAAGTCCAGCGCAAGTGGTACGGACTGGTTTTGACTTTGCTCCTGAGCAAGAGCTGTCTTGTCTGTAGATCGCTCTTCTTGACTCTCAAGTGGGAAAGAAAAATCAACAGTTCTATCTTGATCAAGGACAGTGGCTTGTGGCGGCTGTTCGGTTTCTGTTGGTTTAGTGTTGATTTCACCGAAATTAAACTCTAAGGGCGCAAGTTCAACTACAGCTTCTTTGGGTTGTACAGATGGGGCTGGTTCTGCCTGTAACTCATCAAATGAAGGCGTTAAAACGGGAATATTTACCGGAGCTTGCTGTACCAGAGCATCAAAATCAGCACTATTGTGTGCATGTGGCTGTGATAGAGTGACAGGAGCAGGGTCAGGAACATCTGTTGTTACAGCGAACTCGATCGCATCAGGTTGCTGTTGCTGATTATAAGCTTGATACTTCTGTTCTGCCTGTCTGGCAATTTCCTCTAATCCCAAAGAGTGAAGATGCTGAATCAGCTGATTTATGGCAAATTCATCTTTTTGGTCTAGATGAATTTTAAGTAATAATAAATATAATTCATGCTGAGTGTTATCACGGTTTAGTGCCTGATTAATCTGTGCTTCAGCAGAAAAGTAATTACGCTGTTCAATCAGATTCTCAATTTTACGATGAACATCAGCAGGAATAGGGGTGGACGTTTTTTGTTGAGTTGCTATCGGATCTTCTACAATGCGAGCCGCTTTACGCTTGTGAGTAGTTTTAACTGCTTTGGTTTTTGCAACTTTTTTAGACGCTTTTTTCCGTGAACTTCCTTTTGTTGCAGAACTGTCATCCTGCTGGGCCGCTTCACGTTTTTTAAGAAAAATTGCGATGACCAAGAGCAGGACAAATGGAATCACATACAACAACATAATTTAAACCCCTTAATACTGAACCATCATGGCAGCTAATTTCTGATTGAAATCTTTTTAACTGCGTCTTGACCTATTTTTTTGTCTGCTGTGCTTTGAGTTGCTGTTCGAGCTGCGCCAGCCGGGCATTTAATAATTGGATCTTATGATCCTTTTTCTGTAATGCCAGATCCAGCTGCGTTACGTTCTTCTGTAATTTAACGGTTTTTTCACGAGCTGTCATAACTTTTAATACTAAATCCGCACTGCTCATGGACTGGTCGTTATTTCTTTTAGCATTTCCTTGAGCTGTATTTTTTGTACTTTCAGCGACCAAGCTCATTTCTGCTTCATTTAGACGGTATTTTGTCTTAGGTGAATAAGAAGGAGAAACAGCTTTGGGACGAGATTTATTCTGTGTCATCACAGGTTGAGTGTTTAAATTTAAAACTGCACCACGACGTAACCGGTTCACATCTCCCTGAATAAATGCATGCTGATTCGCTTCCTTGATTTGCTGCATTACGTTTGTAACAGGCTGTTGGGTTTGGGCTGCAACCTGTGATGCAATGGTCCAGAGTGACTCATTATTTCGAACTACATAAGTATGGGGCTGTTCTACCGGAGCCCTGCTACTGGTAGTAGAAGTGATTGCTGGTTTTACAGCTAATTTCCGTTGTTGGGGTTCAGCAGTTTTCTTGGCGCTAGGTCCTGTTTTTGCTGTTAATGCAGACTGCGTAGTGGGGTTCGGTCTGGCAGAAGCTGTTGTGCTAGGCCTTGTATTAGGTGTAGCGGAAAGCTGCGTTTTATTTCTCAGTGCCTGCTCTTGTCTATGAAGTGTATCTTTTGGCTGTACGATAGAAGATGCAACCGAACTTGGCTGCTGAACGATAGAAATAGCCGAACCACTTAATGCAGGGGGACGGCTGTTATTGATTAACAATGGCCGGTCCTGCTTGCTAGGGAGCGGGCTACGGCTTTTCTGCTGGGTGACCTGATACGCCGTACTCTCTGGCAAATTCAGGGCAATATCTTTTTCAGTAACCATGACAGGCACAAGTGGTTTTTCATTAACCGAGGCTCGCAATGGCACTGTCTGGCTAGGTTTAAGTGTGGTTTTTATGTGCTGTAGCCGGGTAGCATTTCCTTCTTTAACCTTAACCACAATGTTCAGTTCGGAACTGGTGAGAGGGCGAGAAGAGGTAATCACGATGACACCAGCGCCCTGACCGTTACGACGGTTAAAAAAATTAAGATGACCCGGTGGCTGATGCTGAATTCCCAAGCCCGCCAGATCTTCTGGGCTGGCAAGGCTGACCTGCATGTTTTCATCTGTATCGGCTTGGCTGAAAGCCATTTCTGCATACAGAAGCTCTCCAGGTGCGGACTGCACTTGAATTGGTTCAATGATGATCGCAGAAGCTGTTTGCGATGTCATGATGGCTAGGACAGCAATTTTTAATTTCTTATAAACAGTCATCTTGATCTGGAGCTTGAAAACAATGCAAACACAAAAAGTATACATGATCTTGCCATAAAGGCAGTGGAAATTATTCAAACTACAATTACAAAAAACCGGCCATGGTCGACCGGTTCTATTTATTAAAATACTTAAAATTAATTAAACATTTTTATAGTCAATTAAAATGCGAAGCATACGACGCAAAGGTTCGGCAGCTCCCCAAAGTAACTGGTCACCTACAGTAAAAGCACCTAAATATTCTTTACCCATATTCAGTTTACGCAGTCGACCTACTGGCACAGATAAAGTACCTGTAACTGCTACTGGAGTCAGATCAGTCATTGAGGCTTCACGGGTATTTGGCACCACCTTGGCCCACTCGTTTAAAGAACGGATCATATCTTCAATTTCATCAAGAGGTACATCTTTTCTGAGCTTGATGGTGAGAGCCTGAGAGTGACAACGCATTGCGCCAATACGTACACAGTGCCCGTCAATAGGTACTATCTGTGAATTTCCCAGAATTTTATTGGTTTCGGCCTGACCTTTCCATTCTTCTTTCGACTGACCATTTTCAAGCTGCTTGTCGATGTATGGAATTAGTGAACCGGCCAGTGGCACACCGAAGTTGGCTGAAGGGAAACCTTCACCACGTTGCAAGTCTGCAATCTTGCGGTCAATATCTAGAATAGCTGACTTGGGATCATCGAGCAGATCTTTACTATTATTATATAAATATCCCATGCCGGTGATCAGTTCACGCATGTTCTGTGCACCTGCACCTGAAGCTGCCTGATAGGTCATGGCACTCATCCACTCCACCAGATTATGCTGGAACAGTGAACCTAGGCCCATCAGCATTAGGGAAACGGTACAGTTGCCACCTACAAATATTTTGGTGCCTTTAACCAGCGCATCCTTAATCACGTTGAGATTGACCGGGTCTAGGACAATAATGGCATCATCACTCATGCGCAGGGTCGAGGCCGCATCAATCCAGTAACCCTTCCAGCCTTCCGCTTTCAGTTTAGGAAAGACTTCAGAGGTATAGTCGCCACCCTGACAGGTAATAATGACATCCATCTGCTTCAGACTGCTAATGTCTGAAGCATCCATAAGTGCTGGGGCAGTTTTACCACCAAATACAGGTGCTTCACCACCTGCATTACTGGTAGAAAAATAGAATGGCTCAAAATGAGCAAAATCATTCTCTTCAACCATACGTTGCATAAGGACAGAACCAACCATCCCGCGCCAACCGACCAGACCTACTTTCATTGTCTCTTTGCCTCGGTGCGTTAAAAAATTAAAGGGGGTTTGAGTGTAACAAAAGTGTTTGCAACTTCAAGCACTACATAAATAATATTGTGAATAATTTTATAACTGTGCTACATAGAGCAGATAGTAGAACGCTAACTTGTTTGATTTATTCAAAAAATTATAAATTATTGGTGTGAATATGATCTGGATAGAAATTATGGCCGGTATGGTGATCTGGCTCAGCTTCTGGTCCTTGATCCCCCGTGACGAATGGTGGATTCGTGGTGCAGATTTTCCACGGCTACAGTTATTATCAGCAGGTATGGTCATACTTGTTTTAATGCTGGTTTGGGAGGCGGACTGGACTATATGGCGTGAAATCTGGATTGTTGGCCTGATTGCAGCGATTGCCTATCAGCTAAAAATGGTTTTGCCTTATACATTTGTCTGGAAAAAACAGGTCAAAAAGGTCAAACCAGAACAGCTGGATCCCGAACGGCAGATTTCACTGATCGTTTCGAACGTTCTGACCCCTAATACTCAATATCACCTATTGATTGAGCAGATTCAAAAATATCAGCCAGACATAGTACTTACCTTGGAAACTGATCAGACCTGGCAAAATGAACTATCAGGAATCGAAAAAGATTATCCCTTCCGGGTAGCTGTACCACTTGATAATTTATATGGCATGCATCTGTACAGCCGTTTAAAGCTTGAAGATACTGAAGTCAAATTTATTTTAAGTGATGAAATTCCTTCCATCCATACCACTGTACGTTTACGTTCAGGACAACCGGTACAGCTATTCTGTCTACATCCCAAACCGCCAAGTCCAACTGAGGCCAAAGATTCAACCTTGCGTGATGCTGAACTGCTGATTGTGGGTGATCAGATTAAAGACATGGACAAGAGCTGTATTGTAATGGGCGACCTAAATGATGTGGCTTGGTCACGTACAACACGCTTGTTTCAGCGTATTAGCGGTTTACTGGACCCGCGGGTAGGCCGGCATTTTGTAAATACCTTTCATGCCAATTATCCTTTATTTCGCTGGTCGTTAGACCATGTTTTTCATAGTACTGATTTTGCTTTGGTTGATATGCAGCGGCTAAGTCATGTCGGCTCTGACCACTTTCCAGTTTATATCGTTTTACAAAGTGGCCGCGTTTTTGAGCAGTCACAGCAAGAACTGGAGCAGAGTGCAGCCGATGAGCAGGAAGCGCAAGAAGCCATCGAACAGGGGGTTGCCAAAGCTGAACAGGAAGAAAAAAAATTAACAGATGAAATTGTAGAGCCTTATAAAGAACAAGTACCTACACCTACTTTCAAGCCATAGAAAAGTGTACGAAATTGCTTACATCGATTTAGGCGCCAAACGGCTAGCAGCAACACAAAGTATAGCTTACTCTAAGTCTATCAGCACAAGGAACTGGGAATGGAAAATCCCTTAAGGATAGTTAAATGCTGATGGTATACATCAAGGATAAGATGTTGGTAGGGAAAACCACTCTATAAGAATAAAGTAAGTTGAAAGCACAACCTCATGTACCCGAGTTTTGCAGGAAGCAGAACTCGGGTTTATGTTTTAGAGTATAGCTTGAAATCAAGTTTAAGCCATTTGAAATTTAAGCAACCGTATTAAAAATCTACTGGATAGATTAAATACTATTAATCTTTTAGTTTACAGTATTTCAATATTGCTGCTCTTTAGAATTGATCACCTGCTGATATAAATCCAGTGTCTGCTGACACATATC harbors:
- the infA gene encoding translation initiation factor IF-1 gives rise to the protein MANKEELIEFEGVVTETLPNTMFRVRLENGHEVIAHISGKMRKHYIRILTGDSVKVEMTPYDLTKGRITYRAR
- a CDS encoding AraC family transcriptional regulator, whose amino-acid sequence is MGQLTDASVVLRFGYQAIRRAGLPTEEILTKAGVALNQVEINARTPLSAQHAFWTAAEEVSKDADIGLHLGEHLPLYRGQVIEHLFISSDNFGEGLKRALAYQRLISDAFHAKLIIEEDSCYLTNGSVASPDNLVNRHFSECAMSGVLRFFKFITEGNFTPIFIDFNFSEGASPDEYLRVYGCPVSLGQKETRLYFEPSILDYPLWQAEPELLQLHEQLALEKLQELARYDLVGEVRRAIGSTLESGETTLETVAAQLNITPRRLRTQLSEANTSFQQILSDYRCRLAKKLLANTSESVERIVYLTGFSEPSTFYRAFKRWTNETPVEYRKRKQR
- the truA gene encoding tRNA pseudouridine(38-40) synthase TruA, which produces MQRYAVGIEFCGIRYRGWQTQQAGVPSVQETLERVLSKIADEKIILHGAGRTDAGVHATNMVAHFDTHAIRTERGWMMGSNSQLPKDIALQWLQPMGEDFHARFKACARRYRYVIYNAPYRPALLHKQVTHVYQQLDIEKMKEAAKKFRGVHNFESFRAAACQSNQPIRDVTHCELFEHGRYLVLDIQANGFLHHMVRNIVGCLLEVGQGMYDIGHIDSIFAAEDRRAAGMTAPADGLYFIQAYYPEQFALPQLPLGPHWLNLPE
- a CDS encoding asparaginase: MKKIALLYMGGTFGCVGEPLTPMPETEFLPKLQNTLPAKYQVDCLAAPLIKDSSACSAADWLLLVQYIQQLKVRYTYFVVIHGTDTLSYAAALLARFLGQSCHVILTGSQYPLLDIQGNAPRVFTDAVDNLYFALEQVSRKPAGVYLAFHQQVFHAQSVMKMHTTELDAFKGIEADQDFPVYKEEISVQDDIIEQAKSFNLISWQLQPQPVEHLIKNLSLLQDEPPHFLILQGFGTGNLAVNQAVIECLQKFQHKGCLPVLATQVPFGSMDQRYAVSSWVKQANILVNNTYSNADLYAKALQIYLKYPSCEQRYQGWSTQS
- a CDS encoding type IV pilus assembly protein FimV is translated as MTVYKKLKIAVLAIMTSQTASAIIIEPIQVQSAPGELLYAEMAFSQADTDENMQVSLASPEDLAGLGIQHQPPGHLNFFNRRNGQGAGVIVITSSRPLTSSELNIVVKVKEGNATRLQHIKTTLKPSQTVPLRASVNEKPLVPVMVTEKDIALNLPESTAYQVTQQKSRSPLPSKQDRPLLINNSRPPALSGSAISIVQQPSSVASSIVQPKDTLHRQEQALRNKTQLSATPNTRPSTTASARPNPTTQSALTAKTGPSAKKTAEPQQRKLAVKPAITSTTSSRAPVEQPHTYVVRNNESLWTIASQVAAQTQQPVTNVMQQIKEANQHAFIQGDVNRLRRGAVLNLNTQPVMTQNKSRPKAVSPSYSPKTKYRLNEAEMSLVAESTKNTAQGNAKRNNDQSMSSADLVLKVMTAREKTVKLQKNVTQLDLALQKKDHKIQLLNARLAQLEQQLKAQQTKK
- the asd gene encoding aspartate-semialdehyde dehydrogenase, which produces MKVGLVGWRGMVGSVLMQRMVEENDFAHFEPFYFSTSNAGGEAPVFGGKTAPALMDASDISSLKQMDVIITCQGGDYTSEVFPKLKAEGWKGYWIDAASTLRMSDDAIIVLDPVNLNVIKDALVKGTKIFVGGNCTVSLMLMGLGSLFQHNLVEWMSAMTYQAASGAGAQNMRELITGMGYLYNNSKDLLDDPKSAILDIDRKIADLQRGEGFPSANFGVPLAGSLIPYIDKQLENGQSKEEWKGQAETNKILGNSQIVPIDGHCVRIGAMRCHSQALTIKLRKDVPLDEIEDMIRSLNEWAKVVPNTREASMTDLTPVAVTGTLSVPVGRLRKLNMGKEYLGAFTVGDQLLWGAAEPLRRMLRILIDYKNV
- a CDS encoding endonuclease/exonuclease/phosphatase family protein, giving the protein MIWIEIMAGMVIWLSFWSLIPRDEWWIRGADFPRLQLLSAGMVILVLMLVWEADWTIWREIWIVGLIAAIAYQLKMVLPYTFVWKKQVKKVKPEQLDPERQISLIVSNVLTPNTQYHLLIEQIQKYQPDIVLTLETDQTWQNELSGIEKDYPFRVAVPLDNLYGMHLYSRLKLEDTEVKFILSDEIPSIHTTVRLRSGQPVQLFCLHPKPPSPTEAKDSTLRDAELLIVGDQIKDMDKSCIVMGDLNDVAWSRTTRLFQRISGLLDPRVGRHFVNTFHANYPLFRWSLDHVFHSTDFALVDMQRLSHVGSDHFPVYIVLQSGRVFEQSQQELEQSAADEQEAQEAIEQGVAKAEQEEKKLTDEIVEPYKEQVPTPTFKP